The Alteromonas macleodii ATCC 27126 genome segment ATGACGAGACTTTGTATAAAGAGTTACTTAACGACTTTGCAGCACTTAACAAAGAGCTAGATAACCTTCGAAAAGCCATTGATGAAAAAGACTATGCTTCTATTGTTCGTATAGCGCATATCTACATAACTGCCCTTCGGTACATTGGTGCTTACGCCTTAGCTGAGCTAGCTGCAACGATTGAGCTAACGATAAAACGTAATGAGCATGGAAGCGTAGCTGGTTTTAGCGATCAGTTAGAAGCACTTTACACAGCATTGGTAGAGATGAATGCGAAAGTTGAGGGAATGGTGAAGTAAAGCCTTTCAGGCTGGGAGAAGAGAAATTAAGAAAAACAATGCCCGCACAATAAATGCAGGCACAGTAGTATACACGTTGAGCCAACCGCTCCCGATTATTACTCGTCTGACTCTTGAGAGGCATACTCATTTTTCATAAGCCACGCGTACGCCGTTGTAAAAGCGGTTTCTTGAAACTGTTTTAAACCCGTGTCAGAAAATGGCACTGCAAGCGGATTTCTACGTAGTGATTCTTTAATATCCGTTGGGCTAAATACTACAACTTGAAGCCCTTCAATCAATTCAATGGCAGCCTCTAACTTGAAGCCAATTGCACTACCTGCAAATTTACCTTTGCTTTGGCGCTGACGAATTATCACTGCATCAATTTTGTAGTCTTCTACAAGTTTAGCAAAGGTACTTTGGAAGCTCTTTAGCCCCTTCGCACTGGTATCGGCAAGCGTTAAACGGCGCGTACGGCAATCTGGCAAATGAAACAAGCCGTCAGCCAGCGACACCAAACTAACAATTGCTTCATTACCTTTTAAATCTACACCACAGACTTTCA includes the following:
- a CDS encoding DUF3010 family protein; the protein is MKVCGVDLKGNEAIVSLVSLADGLFHLPDCRTRRLTLADTSAKGLKSFQSTFAKLVEDYKIDAVIIRQRQSKGKFAGSAIGFKLEAAIELIEGLQVVVFSPTDIKESLRRNPLAVPFSDTGLKQFQETAFTTAYAWLMKNEYASQESDE